From one Acidobacteriota bacterium genomic stretch:
- a CDS encoding peptidylprolyl isomerase, which produces MFKKSLVLTVICAIALTAACADKSTNTATNKKPSNTNTASPDYKKGVTPVADNEIAVFEMEEPAYGTIKMELYSNVAPLMVARFKELIKEGYYNGIAFHRVNASVIQAGNADTKVGAKPQPGKEGDSGKPNVTAEFSDIPYDTGILGAARLGNDVNSANSQFFITLKREPAFDKNYTIFGKVIDGMNNVRTIAGVPKNGEKPTDAVRIKSATIQAK; this is translated from the coding sequence ATGTTTAAGAAATCATTGGTCTTAACCGTCATTTGCGCGATCGCCCTGACAGCGGCGTGCGCTGACAAATCGACAAACACGGCGACGAACAAGAAGCCGTCAAACACGAATACGGCTTCCCCGGATTATAAGAAGGGCGTCACCCCCGTTGCCGACAACGAGATCGCGGTCTTCGAAATGGAGGAACCTGCCTACGGCACGATCAAGATGGAGCTTTACTCGAATGTTGCGCCGCTGATGGTCGCGCGGTTCAAGGAACTCATCAAGGAAGGCTATTACAACGGCATCGCCTTCCACCGCGTCAACGCGAGCGTCATTCAGGCGGGAAACGCCGATACCAAGGTCGGTGCGAAACCGCAGCCCGGAAAGGAAGGCGATTCGGGCAAGCCGAACGTCACGGCGGAGTTTTCCGACATCCCGTACGACACGGGCATTCTTGGCGCGGCGCGCCTCGGAAACGACGTCAATTCGGCGAATTCCCAATTTTTCATCACGCTCAAACGCGAACCCGCGTTCGACAAGAATTACACGATCTTCGGCAAGGTCATCGACGGTATGAACAATGTCCGGACCATCGCGGGCGTCCCGAAAAACGGTGAGAAGCCGACCGACGCAGTCAGGATCAAGTCGGCGACGATCCAAGCGAAGTGA
- a CDS encoding D-tyrosyl-tRNA(Tyr) deacylase, whose protein sequence is MRCVVQRVSRARVTVDGEVTGEIGRGLLVLLGVSRDDSEAEALFLVDKTLNLRIFEDDEDRMNLSLLEVGGELLVVSQFTLYGDARKGRRPSFIAAAAPDDANRLYEFFVAEARKQVIKVETGRFQAMMDVELVNDGPVTILLDSDRQF, encoded by the coding sequence ATGCGGTGTGTTGTTCAGCGCGTTTCGCGCGCGAGGGTCACGGTTGACGGCGAGGTAACGGGAGAGATCGGTCGCGGTCTCCTCGTCCTGCTTGGCGTTTCGCGCGACGATTCCGAGGCTGAAGCGCTGTTTCTCGTCGACAAGACGCTGAATCTGCGGATATTTGAGGACGACGAGGACCGGATGAACCTCTCCCTGCTCGAAGTTGGGGGCGAACTTCTCGTCGTTTCGCAGTTCACGCTTTACGGCGACGCGCGCAAGGGACGCCGGCCATCGTTCATCGCCGCCGCGGCCCCGGACGATGCCAACCGGCTCTATGAGTTCTTCGTCGCTGAGGCAAGAAAACAGGTCATAAAAGTGGAGACCGGCCGCTTTCAGGCAATGATGGATGTCGAACTGGTCAACGACGGCCCGGTTACGATCCTGCTTGACAGCGACCGTCAATTTTAG
- a CDS encoding peptidylprolyl isomerase, whose translation MANRTAVIETNKGTIKFELLEEDAPKTTENFRLLAEKNYYDGGHFHRVIKNFMIQGGDPLGEGYGGESAWGGKFDDEINKSSSLYGGSYERGTVAMANSGPNTNGSQFFIMHIDYPLPPSYTKFGKVIEGQDVVNAIAEVETGYGDKPVEPVVMERVYIEG comes from the coding sequence ATGGCGAACAGAACGGCAGTTATCGAAACGAACAAGGGAACGATCAAATTCGAACTTCTTGAAGAGGACGCGCCGAAGACGACCGAGAATTTTCGGCTCTTGGCGGAAAAGAACTATTATGACGGGGGTCATTTTCACCGCGTTATCAAGAATTTTATGATTCAGGGCGGCGACCCGCTCGGCGAGGGTTACGGCGGTGAATCTGCCTGGGGCGGAAAGTTTGACGACGAGATCAACAAATCATCGTCGCTTTACGGCGGCTCGTACGAACGCGGCACGGTCGCGATGGCCAATTCCGGACCGAACACCAACGGATCGCAGTTTTTCATTATGCACATCGATTATCCGTTGCCCCCGAGCTACACGAAATTCGGCAAGGTCATCGAAGGCCAGGACGTCGTCAACGCGATCGCCGAGGTCGAAACCGGCTACGGAGACAAACCGGTCGAGCCGGTCGTGATGGAACGCGTTTACATCGAAGGCTAA
- a CDS encoding HAD family phosphatase codes for MIKLLALDLDGTLLDSRGAIPIANKRAIRRAEEKGVLVTIATGRRFRDARPVALEIGFNAPIVTHNGAMLKFAESLETVDVSLIATETVREILRVGRDFGGDALISADPNGKGTMLYDVISAENIPLQKYVAWSRLLHGDEAEEAIHHVERLEDALDAAEVIHVSFSGHCSAMFDLERVLEDELGETVNILATIYPHLDFTLLDILPPNASKATGVHKLAMAHGFSHEEVMVCGDNFNDLEMLEYAGTSVVMGNASPELKDREEFFVTANNDENGVAAAIERFILRETGSP; via the coding sequence ATGATCAAACTTCTCGCACTCGATCTCGACGGAACCTTGCTTGACTCGCGCGGGGCGATCCCGATTGCCAACAAACGGGCAATCCGGCGCGCCGAGGAGAAAGGCGTGCTCGTGACGATCGCTACCGGAAGACGCTTTCGCGATGCACGTCCGGTGGCGCTCGAGATCGGCTTCAACGCCCCGATCGTGACGCACAACGGCGCGATGCTCAAATTCGCCGAATCGCTCGAAACCGTCGATGTTTCGCTGATCGCGACCGAAACCGTTCGCGAGATTCTTCGCGTCGGACGCGATTTCGGCGGCGATGCATTGATTTCGGCCGATCCGAATGGGAAAGGCACGATGCTCTACGACGTCATTTCGGCCGAGAACATCCCGCTCCAGAAGTACGTCGCCTGGTCGCGGCTGCTGCACGGCGACGAAGCCGAGGAGGCGATCCATCACGTCGAACGCCTCGAGGACGCGCTCGACGCGGCCGAGGTCATCCACGTATCCTTTTCCGGACACTGCAGCGCGATGTTCGATCTCGAGCGTGTGCTCGAGGACGAACTCGGCGAGACGGTCAATATTTTGGCGACCATTTATCCGCATCTCGACTTCACGCTGCTCGACATCCTTCCGCCGAATGCGTCGAAAGCCACCGGCGTTCACAAGTTGGCGATGGCGCACGGATTCTCGCACGAAGAGGTGATGGTCTGCGGCGACAATTTCAACGATCTGGAAATGCTCGAATACGCCGGAACGTCGGTCGTGATGGGCAACGCGTCACCCGAGTTGAAGGATCGCGAAGAGTTTTTCGTGACCGCGAACAATGACGAAAACGGCGTCGCCGCGGCAATTGAGCGGTTCATTCTGAGGGAAACCGGAAGCCCCTGA
- the mltG gene encoding endolytic transglycosylase MltG gives MSLIKVLLSILIVAVIAVGGISWWLYSSLNQPVQHSRSNEFINIPKGSTPNEIVNKLAAEGVIASPTATKIYLRAFGDASKLKAGDYQFTSPITPLQVLKELEKGEERTIKLTIPEGWTRFDIAKRVAEKFPVDPPMDEKSVLLLMDDVSLIKDIDPTAKNLEGYMYPSTYSFPIGTEPKDVIKKMVDQFRKTWKPEWNDRAKALGRTPHEVVTIASLIETESKFDAERQIVASVIYNRLGKGMALGIDQTAVYIAKMENRWDGTIHKSDLESNSPYNTRKFSGIPPGPISSVSESALEAALNPKQTDYIFYVLNVEKNDGSHHFYASAAEFERGKAAYQIWLEEQRKKKRAQR, from the coding sequence ATGAGTCTCATCAAAGTTCTTCTGTCCATATTGATCGTTGCAGTCATCGCCGTCGGCGGAATTTCTTGGTGGCTTTACAGTTCGCTCAATCAGCCGGTGCAGCATTCGAGATCGAACGAGTTCATCAATATCCCGAAGGGCTCGACGCCGAACGAGATCGTCAACAAACTCGCCGCCGAGGGCGTCATCGCAAGTCCGACGGCGACGAAGATCTATTTGCGAGCCTTCGGCGACGCTTCGAAGCTCAAGGCCGGAGATTATCAGTTCACCTCGCCGATCACCCCGCTGCAGGTGCTCAAGGAACTTGAAAAGGGCGAGGAGCGAACGATCAAGCTGACGATTCCCGAGGGCTGGACGCGTTTTGATATTGCCAAACGCGTCGCGGAAAAGTTCCCGGTCGACCCGCCAATGGACGAAAAATCGGTGCTCCTCTTGATGGACGACGTCTCGCTGATCAAGGACATCGATCCGACCGCGAAGAATCTCGAAGGCTATATGTATCCGAGCACCTACAGCTTTCCGATCGGGACGGAGCCGAAAGACGTCATCAAGAAGATGGTCGATCAGTTCCGCAAGACCTGGAAACCGGAATGGAACGACCGAGCGAAGGCTCTCGGACGTACGCCGCATGAGGTCGTTACGATCGCATCGCTGATCGAGACCGAGTCGAAATTCGACGCCGAGCGCCAGATCGTCGCCTCCGTGATCTACAATCGCCTGGGCAAAGGAATGGCGCTCGGAATCGATCAAACGGCGGTTTACATTGCGAAAATGGAAAATCGCTGGGACGGCACGATCCACAAGAGCGATCTTGAGTCGAACTCGCCGTACAATACGCGGAAGTTTTCTGGAATCCCGCCCGGTCCGATCTCGAGCGTCAGCGAATCGGCGCTCGAAGCGGCGCTCAACCCGAAGCAGACGGACTATATTTTTTATGTCCTCAACGTCGAGAAAAACGATGGCTCGCATCATTTTTATGCCTCGGCCGCAGAATTCGAGCGCGGCAAAGCGGCGTATCAGATCTGGCTCGAAGAACAGCGAAAGAAGAAACGCGCGCAGCGGTGA
- the thpR gene encoding RNA 2',3'-cyclic phosphodiesterase, with protein sequence MKRIFLAIDISDDARSAAAVYARELRSEFPGLRVGWERPEKLHLTLKFLGDTAKRQLDSVCDAAQKIAAEFPPFKLSICGTGAFPDARNPRILWLE encoded by the coding sequence ATGAAACGCATATTTCTGGCGATCGATATCTCTGACGACGCGCGCTCGGCAGCGGCCGTCTACGCGCGCGAACTGCGTTCGGAGTTTCCGGGCTTGCGGGTCGGTTGGGAACGGCCGGAAAAGCTGCATTTGACGCTGAAATTCCTCGGCGACACCGCCAAGCGGCAATTGGATTCGGTCTGTGACGCCGCGCAAAAGATCGCTGCGGAATTCCCGCCGTTCAAACTGTCGATCTGCGGAACCGGCGCGTTTCCCGATGCGAGAAATCCAAGAATTCTCTGGCTCGAGTAA
- a CDS encoding glutathione peroxidase translates to MSNKGFLGLAVVLIGGICAVFAFGLRTVPTVPPVETSVHDFTMKNIDGREVKLDEYKDKVVLIVNTASKCGLTPQYEGLQNLYDKYKDKGFFVLGFPANNFMGQEPGTEQEIKEFCTLKYKVTFPMFSKISVKGDDQHALYRYLTGQKDFGGDITWNFEKFLVDGNGRVIARFSPSTKPDDPALVAAVEKALK, encoded by the coding sequence ATGTCGAACAAAGGGTTCTTAGGGTTGGCCGTCGTATTGATCGGCGGCATATGCGCGGTTTTTGCCTTCGGCTTGAGGACGGTTCCGACCGTTCCTCCGGTCGAAACGTCGGTCCACGACTTCACGATGAAGAATATCGACGGCCGTGAGGTCAAGCTGGATGAGTACAAAGACAAGGTCGTGTTGATCGTCAACACCGCGAGCAAATGCGGATTGACGCCTCAGTACGAAGGGCTGCAAAACCTTTACGACAAATACAAGGACAAGGGCTTTTTCGTTCTCGGTTTTCCTGCCAACAATTTTATGGGCCAGGAACCCGGAACGGAACAGGAGATCAAGGAATTCTGCACTCTGAAGTATAAGGTGACGTTTCCGATGTTCTCCAAGATCTCGGTCAAGGGCGACGACCAGCACGCGCTTTACCGGTATTTGACCGGTCAGAAGGACTTCGGTGGCGACATCACTTGGAACTTCGAGAAATTCCTGGTCGACGGCAACGGGCGCGTCATTGCCCGCTTCAGCCCGTCGACCAAACCGGACGACCCGGCCCTCGTCGCGGCTGTTGAAAAAGCCCTGAAATAG
- a CDS encoding SPFH/Band 7/PHB domain protein has product MGRQSHALDVKNINPPEDVRITMEKQMTAERNRRALILTAEGDRQAAITRAEGEKQAAITRSEGLKESAILEAEGAAQARLRNATAEAQSIAQIAQTIGSAAETAQYLITARYIESLRDMSRSQNSKVIFMPVETSSMLSSIGAFKEVFAETGEKKEQLPSPPKSPRELNR; this is encoded by the coding sequence ATGGGGCGTCAAAGTCACGCGCTCGATGTCAAGAACATCAACCCGCCGGAAGACGTGAGGATCACGATGGAAAAACAGATGACCGCCGAACGCAACCGTCGCGCGCTCATTCTGACGGCCGAGGGCGACAGGCAGGCGGCGATCACGCGTGCCGAAGGCGAAAAGCAGGCGGCGATCACGCGCTCGGAAGGTTTGAAGGAATCGGCGATCCTCGAAGCCGAGGGCGCGGCGCAGGCGCGGCTTCGAAACGCGACGGCGGAAGCACAATCCATCGCGCAGATAGCGCAAACGATCGGAAGCGCCGCGGAAACGGCGCAATACCTGATCACCGCGCGTTACATTGAATCGCTGCGCGATATGTCGCGGTCGCAGAATTCGAAGGTCATCTTTATGCCGGTCGAAACTTCGAGTATGCTCTCGAGCATCGGCGCCTTCAAGGAAGTTTTCGCCGAAACCGGCGAGAAGAAGGAACAGCTTCCGAGTCCGCCGAAGTCGCCGCGCGAATTGAACCGGTAG
- a CDS encoding threonine ammonia-lyase, which yields MSVKLTDIQEARKILNGIIIPTPILSDEKLSIEIGAKAFLKAECLQRSGSFKMRGAYNKISRLSAEEKERGVIAASAGNHAQGVAMAARLQGIKATIVLPEAAPLTKVTATKAQGAEVILKGGSFDEAVAYSKELQKEQGSTYVHAFEDYSIIAGQGTIGWEIVEDLPQATLVVVPIGGGGIISGIAIAVKNLLPNVRVVGVQAAHCGSVNQSLKAGKPIEFKALPTIADGIAVKRPGELTLPIIKEYVDEVVEVSEEEIARAIHHSVTNNRLVVEGAGAAGVAALLAGKIKVKPDDVVCTVLCGGNIDANLLTRVLEQVLVRQGRYIMLKVLVADRPGMLATLTKCIAETRANVIEVYHRRAMWLAPLGYVGIEALLEVRDDGHGNDVVRHLQKVGYHVEREGVDTWEE from the coding sequence ATGAGCGTGAAACTTACCGACATCCAGGAAGCCCGAAAGATACTGAATGGCATTATCATCCCGACACCGATCCTCTCGGATGAAAAGCTTTCGATCGAGATCGGCGCGAAAGCGTTTCTCAAGGCCGAATGCCTGCAGCGCAGCGGTTCGTTCAAGATGCGCGGCGCGTACAACAAGATCTCGCGCCTTTCGGCGGAAGAAAAGGAGCGCGGCGTGATCGCCGCTTCGGCGGGGAACCACGCGCAGGGCGTGGCGATGGCGGCGCGCCTGCAGGGAATCAAGGCGACGATCGTGTTGCCGGAAGCGGCACCGCTCACAAAGGTCACGGCGACCAAAGCGCAGGGCGCGGAAGTGATCCTGAAGGGCGGAAGTTTTGACGAGGCGGTCGCCTACTCAAAGGAACTACAAAAGGAACAAGGCTCGACATATGTGCACGCGTTCGAGGACTACAGCATCATCGCCGGACAGGGAACTATTGGCTGGGAGATCGTCGAGGACCTTCCGCAAGCGACGCTCGTCGTTGTCCCGATCGGCGGTGGCGGGATCATTTCCGGAATCGCGATCGCGGTCAAGAATCTGTTGCCGAACGTGCGCGTCGTCGGCGTGCAGGCCGCGCACTGCGGCTCGGTCAATCAATCGCTCAAGGCGGGAAAACCCATTGAATTCAAGGCCTTGCCGACGATCGCCGACGGCATCGCGGTCAAGCGTCCGGGCGAGCTGACGTTGCCGATCATCAAGGAGTATGTCGACGAGGTCGTTGAAGTTTCGGAAGAAGAGATCGCGCGCGCGATCCATCATTCGGTGACGAACAACCGGCTGGTCGTCGAGGGGGCCGGTGCTGCCGGAGTAGCGGCATTGCTCGCCGGAAAGATCAAGGTCAAGCCGGACGACGTTGTCTGCACCGTGTTGTGCGGCGGCAACATTGACGCGAACTTGCTGACGCGCGTTCTCGAGCAGGTTCTGGTGCGCCAGGGCCGTTACATAATGCTCAAAGTGCTCGTCGCGGACCGACCGGGAATGCTCGCGACGCTGACGAAATGCATCGCCGAAACGCGCGCCAACGTGATCGAGGTCTATCACCGACGCGCGATGTGGCTCGCGCCGCTCGGCTATGTCGGGATCGAAGCGCTCCTCGAGGTCCGCGACGACGGCCACGGAAACGACGTCGTCAGGCATCTGCAAAAGGTCGGCTATCACGTCGAACGCGAAGGCGTCGATACGTGGGAAGAATGA